Part of the Vigna unguiculata cultivar IT97K-499-35 chromosome 3, ASM411807v1, whole genome shotgun sequence genome, ACTCACCTTAAATCCGATTCTCAATCCAATGATTCCGTCAAAGTCATTGATCACTTCCAATACGCCATGTTCTGCTTGCTCGTCTTCATGTGCTTCGGGGAGCGACTCGACGAGGGCAAAGTCAGAGACGTCGAGCGCGTCCAACGACAGTTACTTCTAGGGTTTAGCAGGTACAACATCCTTAATTTCTGGCCCAAAGTCACCCGCGTTTTGCTCCGCGAACGTTGGGAGGAGATGCTTAGGTTTCGCCAGGAGCAGGAGGACGTGATGATTCCACTTATAAGAGCCAGGAAGCAAAAGCAAGGCAAGGAGGAAGGCGTTGTTTCGTATGTTGATACTTTGTTGGGTTTGGAGTTGCCCGAGGAGAAACGCAAGCTCAACGAAGAGGAGATTGTGACGCTGTGCAATGAGTTTTTGAACGGGGGCACGGACACCACTTCCACGGCGTTGCAGTGGATCATGGCGAATTTGGTAAAGTACCCACATGTGCAAGAGAGGTTGGTGGGCGAGATAAGGGAGGTGATGGGTGAGAGAGAAGACGGAGAAGTGAAAGAAGAAGACTTGGAGAAATTAGCTTATCTGAAGGCTGTGATTTTGGAGGGTTTGAGGCGCCACCCACCTGGGCACTTTGTGTTGCCTCATGCAGTGAGTGAGGACGTGGTTTTGAATGATTACTTGGTCCCTAAGAATGGGACAGTGAATTTCATGGTGGCAGAGATGGGGTGGGACCCTAAGGTGTGGGAGGATCCAATGGCGTTTAAGCCAGAGAGGTTTATGAATGATGAAGGGTTTGACATTACTGGTAGTAAAGAGATCAAAATGATGCCTTTTGGTGCAGGGAGAAGGATTTGCCCTGGCTATAATCTAGCGTTGCTTCACTTGGAGTACTTTGTGGCTAATCTGGTTTGGAACTTTGAGTGGAAGATTCCAGAGGGAGGGGACGTGGATTTATCAGAGAAACAAGAGTTCACTGTGGTAATGAAAAATCCATTGCAGGTTCATCTTTCTCCTAGGATCTAGACTCTACCCACcttatcatataataataagGCCTCCCaataattgtttgaaaaatatatttttatgattacaGTACTGCGTAATCTGCGCTTTGCTAGCACGTGTAGCACATAATAAAAGGATAATCGTTCGGACCGTATggtattttgataaaaaaaatttataaaatttaataaaatttacttttcaatacataacaatttttttttttgagtcaCATCAAATTTGTTGCATTACCAAAAGTTTGTCGACAATACtttcttaaaacataattatccTGACCATTTAGTACTTACGACTAGTGAGCAAAAGTTGAATGAGAAATAGTTGAAAGAAAGATTTTGTCATCAAGCAAACGAACCGATGGTCCAaccaaatatttaaagaaaCGCAAAACGACAAATTTGTTTCTCATAATTATTAGTTATGCCTAAGTTTTAGAGGGAATTATGATTCATATCAAGACTTTCAATAAAAGGTATTTAATGAATCATTTTCTATAATACATTATCAGTCAATATATTTGTCTAATATTTGAATCAAACGCTAAAAcgaattattttataagtaactatttataaaaaaaaaaaaatctgtctTTGAACTATACTCATTCAAGAATTTAGGAGATCCTTAAAGTAGAACattgtttccttttagatttgcaggttattttttatcttaaatgtTATAATTACGCTTTTTATATCACgattctatattattttattattgattcttttattattattattattattattattattattattttattaaaaagtagtAACTCAAATAAAAGTTCAGATCCATTCGATTATGAGAAAGATTACGGAATATCTTCCAATTTCTCTTGATTATATCCCTTGTAAAGGAattataattctatttttattacCTCTATGGacatatttttagaataacacCACTATTAAAGTACTTTAGAAAAACTATTGGCAATAAGTTTATATTGGACACTAGGCAAGGCAAGGATGGTTggatgattttataaaatatatttataagtgtTTTGAAAGGGATATCCAACATGTCATTCAATGTTTAGTAAAAAAAACTGACAAAAACGTAATTTTATATCGCATTCTCCCAATTGAGCCATGTCCAATTCTTCAATGCAAATTACACATGATTCTACTGTAGAAAATGAGTTTAAACAATTATCACTACACGTATAAGGCCCAGTTTTATTTCTGtcctaatgtttaagggttgGCCTTAATATGTTGGGCCTAAGGGGgtggcccatagggtgctaaGGCTCTAAAGTTGCTAGGGTTTCCAATTCTGATTCATTCTTGCAAAACAGAACCCTAAGCGCTGCCCCCTTACTTTCAGGACGCTCTGCTAGGGCTTGACTCCGGATCTTGGCCAAAGATTTCTCGAGCTCAGCTTTGTTTTCGTTCCATGTAAGTGTTTCTCAAGTTCGTACCTGTACTCCCTAAAGCTTATTTTTGTGTTCTTCCTTCTAAGGTTCCATAATAACTTTGTTCTTCCTTTGCCCCGTTGTTCTTCCATTTTCTGAGACCACTTCTCAAACTGTTGCACTCCGTAGTTGGTGTCGAGGTCTCGTATAAGCCCtctccaggtaagggaagctagacttCGCGTTTTGATTCACTTTTGTATGTGTTGGTTCTGTTTCGAGTTCTGGTACTAGTATGTTGCTTATGATGATGTAAAAAGGCTTTGGGTGCTGTCATGAGTGAGTCTGTGTTTGAGCATGCGTGGAATAGTGGTGGAAACTGATatactcgcccaggcgagctcatctcg contains:
- the LOC114178791 gene encoding cytochrome P450 89A2-like; this encodes MQQATLMEAWFIIVVSACVCVIVRAIFSLQTKTINTPPGPLHIPILTSIQWLLKSFSQLEPILRNLHAKFGPIVTIRIGSQRAIFIADRTLAHQALVQNGSVFSDRPKALAASKILTSDQRNISSASYGPTWRILRRNLTSEMLHHSRVKSFSGIRNWVLHTLLTHLKSDSQSNDSVKVIDHFQYAMFCLLVFMCFGERLDEGKVRDVERVQRQLLLGFSRYNILNFWPKVTRVLLRERWEEMLRFRQEQEDVMIPLIRARKQKQGKEEGVVSYVDTLLGLELPEEKRKLNEEEIVTLCNEFLNGGTDTTSTALQWIMANLVKYPHVQERLVGEIREVMGEREDGEVKEEDLEKLAYLKAVILEGLRRHPPGHFVLPHAVSEDVVLNDYLVPKNGTVNFMVAEMGWDPKVWEDPMAFKPERFMNDEGFDITGSKEIKMMPFGAGRRICPGYNLALLHLEYFVANLVWNFEWKIPEGGDVDLSEKQEFTVVMKNPLQVHLSPRI